Proteins found in one Magnolia sinica isolate HGM2019 chromosome 5, MsV1, whole genome shotgun sequence genomic segment:
- the LOC131246525 gene encoding DNA cross-link repair protein SNM1: MEILTDEREGDISISENLDENGFPFLPLSPESESRYEETDGSILAVDGSFVSDFYGSGTDWSCLREGESDQKKLELERGTDWSCLKEGESDRKKLVQRDLFQMWGFKKRGGPSECRVSSPPAMKREKRRINGHDSISDWAGRKVPRLGKEKTAEHCVGARRACPFYKKIPGTPFTVDAFCYGLIEGCEAYFLSHFHHDHYGGLSKRWSHGPIYCTPLTARLVKMCLSVNPLFIHPLELDTEYVVEGIKVTMLEANHCPGAALIHFRLGDGRCYLHTGDFRACKLMQSHPILLSHRVNVLYLDTTYCNPKYRFPSKEDVVGFVARITKSTLAKQPKTLVVVGAYSIGKEHVYIAISKALGVNIYTDASRRRILQSFGWPELSGKICSLGQSTPLHVLPISSLRPESLQQYLKKYGEQFTAVLAFRPTGWSYSEAIGNQLDLIRPSSKGNVKIYGVPYSEHSSFLELRDFVQFLKPDKIIPTVNVGNAANRDKMQSHFREWLKT; the protein is encoded by the exons ATGGAAATCCTCACAGACGAAAGGGAGGGAGATATCTCCATCTCCGAAAATCTCGACGAGAACGGATTTCCATTTTTACCACTATCCCCAGAATCCGAATCCAGATACGAAGAGACGGATGGCTCGATCCTGGCCGTCGACGGGAGCTTCGTGTCGGATTTCTACGGCAGCGGGACGGATTGGTCGTgcttgagagagggagagtcgGATCAGAAGAAGCTCGAGCTTGAAAGAGGAACGGATTGGTCGTGCTTGAAAGAGGGAGAGTCGGATCGGAAGAAGCTCGTACAAAGAGATCTCTTCCAGATGTGGGGATTTAAGAAGCGTGGCGGACCGTCGGAATGTAGGGTTTCATCTCCGCCTGCGATGAAAAGGGAGAAGCGTCGGATCAACGGCCACGATTCGATTAGCGATTGGGCGGGTCGGAAAGTTCCTCGTTTGGGGAAGGAGAAGACCGCCGAGCATTGTGTAGGCGCGCGGCGTGCGTGCCCCTTTTACAAGAAGATTCCAG GGACGCCTTTCACTGTGGATGCCTTCTGTTATGGACTCATTGAAGGATGTGAAGCATATTTCCTCAGCCACTTCCACCATGACCATTATGGTGGATTGAGCAAGCGATGGTCACATGGCCCTATCTATTGCACCCCACTCACCGCTCGCCTAGTAAAAATGTGTCTCTCTGTAAATCCACT CTTCATCCACCCTTTGGAACTAGACACTGAATATGTTGTTGAAGGAATCAAAGTGACAATGCTGGAAGCTAATCACTGCCCTGGTGCAGCTCTGATTCATTTCCGTCTGGGGGATGGACGATGTTATTTGCACACTGGAGATTTCAGAGCCTGCAAACTGATGCAATCCCACCCTATTCTTTTAAGCCACCGTGTCAATGTTCTTTACCTGGATACTACATATTGTAACCCAAAATACAG GTTCCCTTCCAAAGAAGATGTTGTGGGTTTTGTTGCGAGGATTACTAAAAGTACTCTTGCAAAGCAGCCAAAAACTCTCGTTGTTGTTGGGGCCTACAGCATAGGGAAAGAACACGTTTATATTGCTATATCCAAGGCGTTAGGG GTCAATATATACACAGATGCTTCAAGGAGGCGAATTTTGCAATCTTTTGGTTGGCCTGAGCTGTCTGGGAAGATTTGTTCCCTTGGGCAGAGCACACCATTGCATGTTCTACCAATATCTTCGTTGCGGCCTGAG AGCCTGCAGCAGTACCTGAAGAAGTATGGGGAGCAGTTCACAGCAGTCTTGGCATTTCGACCAACAG GCTGGTCGTACTCCGAGGCCATTGGAAACCAGCTGGATCTAATTAGACCTAGTTCAAAAGGCAATGTTAAGATCTATG